GTTTTCCCCGTCGAGTGGCGCCTATCTGCGTCAGCCCCGTGCTCGACAGGCTGTCCAGTGACTACCAGTTCCAACTTGCACAGAGTACCGCCAGGCGTATTGCCGCATCGCCAGCCTGATTGGCATCGTTGAGAGGAATGTTGTGCGTATTGCTTTGCATTCTCCAAAAGATGGCCAGTCACCGTATCCGAGATGCCACATGATGCGTACGTAAGGACTCGGGAGGGCGCAAACTTCGGCAGCCTGCGTGTCGCCCATCAGTCCAACATCGTGCTTTAATAGGGCTATCATGGCGAATCATCTCTTTTCGAATAGCTGCTAAAAGCACTCCTTTCAACCCCATCACGGCCAAATTTGGGCATTTGTGGCACCATCCAGACCAAGTCCTGGTCTTCCGTGGTCGGTCACGATGGCTAGCTGCATCGCAGCCTTGTCGTCCTTCCGAATATTGGGGTCCGCACCACCCTTAAATGGAGGCATACATACGCCTTCCTTTTTCTCCTATAGAATGGCTACGCTGAGCGGTGTGCAGACGCTCTTTCTCTGTACATTCATGTGTAAACCAAGTCATGTGTACGAGGTATTCGATGACGCCGAGCGACCATTTGGAGCCGCCATATGTAGTGCTGTGGCGCCCATTGTTTGTGGTCAAAGTCGGATCGACTTTGTGGTATTCATACTGAATTAGTGGTTGGACATTGTCCAAGTGCCCGTTCCGAGCCGCACGAAGGGCGGACAACCCGGTCTTGTTTCCGATCGTTTGATCTACCCCATGTTTAAGGAACTCCAtcacctcgacggcgccggcttctGCCGCCATCACAAGGACTATCGGCCCGTAGTCATTCAGCCCACCTACTAGATTCCTGTGTGCCCCTCGCGGCCAATGACGGCGGCTGTGTTAGTGAGGCTCGTGATCCGTGTGGTGTAGCGGAGTCTTTGCCCTTCGACCTTAGGTTGGCACTATGCCCCCAAAGAAGGGCACCGATGTTAGCTCGGAATCTTCTTGGACCCGGGCGGACGCTATGTGTCGTGTTGTGGTGTAATTGGAGAGCGAGTCTGGACTCACGCCCTCCTCAAGAAGCCGTTCGGCCATCGCCAGCTTCTCCCCGCCAGCTTCACTTGCAGCATGTAGAGGTGTCTCTCCTTTGCTGTCGAGGTACTCGCGCCTACCGCCATGAACAAGCGGCATGATGAGCCTTGGCCGGTTCTGGAGAAAGGCTAGGTCAAGGGGTCACTCCCCCCTTGGACCTGTTCTATTCATGTCCAAGACATTGCCTCTTCATGGTGGGTTACCATGTATAGCTACCCGTTTAATTCAGTTGCTACTTCTTCAGGTGGTGGGATCAGATTCATCTGGCTCGCCAAAAGCGTCCAAGCCTTTGAGATCTGGTGGTTTCTACAAAGCCAACTAAGCCTCTTTAGTGACGATCTGGTGGTGGACTGATCGGAATTTTCCCCCAATACCATCAAGGACCAGACTTGAATAGCCGCCAGCATGCTGCCCGCTCTCGGCAGCTACCTCAAGCGCCTTTAGTTCTCTCTGTGCGTCCCGCTCTACGAGCCACCCCCCTGCagctatcaattgatatgaCCCTTCCCAGCAGTAACCTCCTGGGCCGACATGAACATTGATTGAACCggacatgtcaactggtctggtgggcaTGTGGACTCGCTAGAGATGGGCGGCTCTGGTTCCAGGATACTGCAAGTCTTGGCCCCCTCGCTCTTCCATAAAGTTTTAACAGCATCGAGATGCCCATACCGAGCTGCTAGTTGCATGAGTGTCATCTGTTGAGCCTTCTGGGGTTCAATCTCGGAACCTTTATCCAACAAGCTTTAAATAAGCACAGTGAAGCCCAGTCGGACCGCAAGGCGAAGAGGAGTGTTTTTCCCCTGACAGAGGCAACATATTTGGCTGCCATCCTGAGCGATTAACAGTATGACTAGCTTTCGTCCATGTTCTGTTGCTGCTCAGAGGCACAACTCCAAGTCGTCAGGCGCCGGGATAGATGAGCTACGGGATCCATCCCTTTCCGACACGCTATGACCATATGGGTGCAGCATCAGGGTTGTCGTCACCTTATTCTCTGAAAACTGCACTTGAAGAGCCCGATTTTGAGTGTCTTGTACGCAGGTTGCTGCAAAAACAAAGAGCATACACCCGTGTCTCCCTCCTCGGCAGCTTGGTATAGTGGACTTGGTTCTCTCTCATCGTCGCTTTTCGATTCTGCTGCGTGAGTCAGGAGCAGCCGCACTGGCTTTTACGTGGTCATTTTGGCAGTCGTGAAGATGCGCAGCTTTGTTATTTGGTGGAATTAGTTTGCTTGTGCTCCTCTCCTCGTTCACAATGCTGCTGCGTGCTCCTCCGATGCAATATCAATAGTTGAACAACATTCGTCTACTACCTCTGGCGCAAACAAGAAATGTCAGCTATATTCGGTTCAAGTCACCAGGCAGATGGAACCGGGTTGTTACGGCCAGCTTCATAACCTTCCACTTTGTAAAGCCACTGAACACAGTTGACAATAGAAAATGTTAACAAAAGCgaagagaaagagacagCGACTGAAGTAATTAGTGCGCTGACTCTTGTACGAAGGTAAGGAGGTCAAGAATGTCAATTTGTTATCGCAAGCACATGACGAATTAGTTGCTTCACAAAGGACGCTCCCTCGCTTACTTGATGTAGGGTAAGTTTGTCTCCTTGCTTGCGTAGCATCGTGTTCCCCACGCGGCGAAATACATAGCATTCCTAGAGATAAGATAAGATGGAATTTTAAAGAGAAATTATCGTGATGCTAGATTTATTCTTCTATGAATTGCAATTGCCAGCTTATTTCTATTTATATAGAGTTTATAGATGTCTGAAGTACCAGCAACCCTACATGCATTGACAGGCCCACTTGAGTGTATGATACAATGTCGCGAGAAGTTATTGACGTGTCAATAAATGTCTACTGCTAtgtaactacctaggtactagATGGCTCGAAAAGATTCTGCAGCCTGCCGGCTATAAAGGCCTTTATCCAGGGCATTCCGAAATTGGGAATAAGGCAAATAGCACTAACTGCAATACCAGtaaggacatggagccaaaaTAAAAACATGACAGAGAGCACTGGCGACATGCACTTTTGTGTGCAGGTTATTGCGCCCCATTACTTATTTTGAGGCACATGGATGGGGGTGGGGGCGTTGCTCTGCCACAGATATCTACAAGACTCTTCAGCCACCTCACCAAGGCTGACGACTGACGTTCACGCAAGCTCCCACTTTCAGCTCCGACGTGATGATGCGTTACGAACACAACGATCCGTCATTCAAGACCACATCCGCCTGAAaccttgctgctgagctATTTCCCCGTCAATTCCAACATCTCGACGAATTCACTCGACTTTTCGCTCCAGTCTCTTCTAGGGCAGGCGCCAGCCTCTGACCGTCTCGACAGCTCCTGCCTCTTGCCACAGCTTGATGAGCCCCGCGCACTGCAGATCCCAGGTGCAGCTCCGAGCTTTGGAAGACGTCGACACCCGCCAACATCCCAGGCCTCCTGGCTCTCCCATGCCGCCACTGACCTGCCAAAGCCTGGACCCTTGAATAGGGCTCAGGAGAGCAGAAGGAAAGCATTTGGAATGACGGCGGCCGTCTCGTCAAATGACCATGTCGTCccatcctcgtcgttgcCGGTCCTCGACCTCTGCGTCGGTCCCAGTCACATCCAAGTCTTTTGACATCCTGCGCAACCTTCTCGATGGCTTTGCGACTGCCGCATCCTTGACCGGCGATAACGGATACCCCGACATTGATAAACTAGTCAAGCCTCTAAGGGACATACATCAACATGTATCTGCGTTTGGGTCGCCGGCTTTGCAGGACGACTTTCGACACGCCCGCGGTTTTGACATTCTCCTCGACGTTCTGCGCGCTTTCTCGGGCTTCTACGACCCGCAAAAGCGAAGCCAAGCTGACATGATGTCGCTGTTTAGACTGCTGGGAGCCAGTTTGAACGTCCTCTCTTCGGTATTACGCAACCACTCTGGTAATAAGAGATTCTTTCGATATcgcgtcgccggcggcggatGGGAGGCTCTAGAACAAGTCATTGCTAGTATTGGACTGGGGGGTGCCGAACCTGATCCCTGGGTCAGCTGTCATGTGTTTGGAAAACTGCTTGCATTTGCACTGGACGATGAAGCATTGGATCTACTCTGTCAGTCTATTGCCAAACTATTGCGGCCCGAAGCCGAAACGGCACCGCCATCAACTTCCAAcggagacgacgacaaggagATGCCTCCGtccgacgatggcgacgatcAATGGGATCTGGTTCTGGCCCGATCGGCGGAAAACATTGGACCTAATGTGCGAGATATCGTCAAGTCTACTTCCGTGATCCAATTTCCGGAAATTCTTCGCCCAGTCGTCAGCTTCTGGATGGCCATGCCGCGTGAGGCTAACTCACCTGCGACACCAAGCTCCATTTTCGTTCTGGAAACGATTCTGTGTGCCATCTCAGATTCAATCTTCAACCGGGCTGCAGTTCATTCGACAGGGGTCCTGTCTCAGTTTCTACATGCAGCTTTTGGTCAGGAAGTATCTCTGGCCATGTCAGAACGTGAACGACTGCTCGCCATTTGCAAATTGCTCATGTTTCTAGGCGTTAACGAGCCTGCGGATACACAATTCCTTCTTGCCGCGTCACGACCTGATGCTGCCGACTTTTGTCTGGAAATGATGTCTAGATATGCCGGCCCATCATTCTTTCAGTTCGATCTGTCCTTGCATGGCCATTCGTCTCTTGAATTATCTACCCTTGGCCGGCCATTTCCTCCTCAATCAACTGCTGGCTACACCTTCACAGCATGGATACGAATTGAGAATTTTGATTCCACTTCCCACACTACCTTGTTTGGTGTTTTCGATGCTTCTCAAACATGCTTCGTGCTCATGTACCTGGAGCGGGACACCCGCAACTTCATCTTGCAGACTTCTGTGTATTCGAACAAACCAAGCGTGAGGTTCAAGTCCGTTGCCTTTAGCGAAGGAAAGTGGTATCATATTGCCATTGTGCACCGACGACCCAAGACCATGACCGCTAGCAAGGCATCTTTGTATGTCAATGGCGAATTCGCAGAGCAAGTTCGTTGCAATTATCCTCTAACGCCACCACTGTCGAATGACAATAACGAAAGCTTCGCATCCTTCAACTCAAATCATAACAAGACAAATCCGGTTCAGGCGTTTTTGGGAACCCCTTTGGAGTTATCTGGCAAAGTTGGCCCTGGACGGGTTGTCTCAAGATGGTCTCTTGCTTCGGCCCATTTATTTGAAGACGTCCTCAGCGACGACTACTTGGCAGTGCATCACGGACTCGGCCCTAGGTATCAAGGAAATTACCAAGACAGCTTGGGCGGCTTTCAAACCTATGAGACCTCTGCCACCCTTGGTCTGCGCAATGAGATTACCCATCCTGGTAAGGACGAGAATTCAGATATACTGCGCGCGGTTCGAGACAAGGCGAGCACGCTCCTACCAGAGTGTAGAATCATGTTGAGCATTCTTCCATCGGCCACGTTCCCAGAAAATGTTCAATACCTAGATACTGGTCTTCTGCGATCTCTTCCGCGGATATCCACTCGAAATTTGTTCCGTATATCAAGCCAAGAAGGGGCGCCGTTGGCAATCAATTGTGCTGTACCTAGTCTACCGGATGCATTGCTCAGAGCACAGGGCATGGCGTCTTTCCGTGGAACTCCAATCGTTGCTGTACCATCCTATCTTGACGAGAACCTTTGGCGACTTGCTGGATTCACTCCCCTTGCgctgaagctgttggagCGGGCCACTACTGCGGACGAAACCGTTCGATCCATCGAAATTCTGTTTCATTGTATTCGTAAGAGCTGGCGAAATAGCGAAGCCATGGAACGAGACAATGGTTACGGTATACTGGGCATGCTCTTACGAATCAAAGTTGGCTATGGCACCCAAATCGCAGGTGAACCAGCAGCAGAACGGCTGCTCATCTCTAATGAAGACCGAGACAGCTTGTTGTTTCGTATTCTGAGCCTTATTCTGGGCTTTGTTGGCTACAATCACGCAGAACCGATTGACTCTTTCATTGTCAATCCCTTGGCATATCGCATTCTGCTCATTGACCTTGACATTTGGAGGAAATCAACATCCCGAATTCAAGAGCTGTATTATAAACAATTTCTGACATTTGCAGTAAATAGTAAGCATCACGAGTTTAATAGCCGTAGACTGACACGGATGAGTAAGTCAAATCAATACATATCACACGCGACGAACAAACTAACGTTGCTGAAGGAATCGTGAAGCGTCTATTGGATGCTATGAAAGGGGAAGCCGTCTCCGAGGATGTTGTCTCGCATTTCATGCTTGCCTTTGAGATACTGGTCAAGTCAAACCTGAGCCAGGAGGTCATGCGAGCGCTATCACTATTTATTACATATGCTTTCCACTCTCCAACGAATTCGAACCCGCGCACCCCCAAGCCCTTGTCTTCAATTCCACGACCAGGCACCCCCGGGACGCCAAAGAGGATCGCGGTAGATTTTATAAGGATGGCTACACCACCTTCAGGCACCAAATTTCTTTCTAGGCGACAACTTGGCGTGCGGGTGTTGGGCATGTATTCACGCATTCTCTGCGAAAAAGGAAATACAAATCACATCAAGAAATTTGCGAGAACTGTGACAAACAAGGTGAGCTAGCTTGCACATGTTACTGATCGTTTGTCTAACTATTTATAGTGGCTACTGTACCTCCTTGCCGACGATGATGCTGAAGTTGTCATGCACGGTTGTAGGATTCTGGCTAGGCTTCTAGTTTCTCATGGCTCTAATTATACGTCAAAATTTGCTGGCAAATCTGGCGGGTTCATAATCATGGCTAGTAAGCTGAAGCGATTCTGGGCCAACGCCAAGCTGTGGCCCATTTGCTTCAGCATTCTATTTGGCTACGATGCTGCCAACATTGGCCTGGAACAAGCCATTGATCCCTCTTCGCTACTCACCCTCTTCTCTAAGAGGAAAGTTGCATATCCGGAATCACTGGTGATCATAACGTCAATGCTTCAACACGGCTTGAGGGATGTGATGAACCGCCTGGATGAGAGTGATTCACAGACCAAGGGCAGTGATGTCAGTGACTCCAGGGCCGAAGCGGCAAATCTCTTCCCAGTAGAACATAAGAGTAAGTGCGAGCACGTGTATGCTGTTTAATGAATGATAAACTTACCTTTGCTATAGTGACAAACCCAGAGAAAGCCGACAGCTCACTGTTCGATGAAAATGTGCTACTTGGCGTGATCCGTTTCTTGTTGGACCTGCAAGAACGATCTGCTGACTTCCGAGACTTTGCCATTTCTTCAGAATGGATGCGAATGCTGCTCACCGCAGTCTACCCGTGTATCGTGAGCACCGATGCGGTCACGCCAGAAGTTGAACTGAACTCTCGAGATTCGGCTCTGACATTTGAAGGTAGCGATGTTATTATTCGCCCTATCGGAAGGGGCTCTGCTCCGGCACCGATTGTAAGAACCACCAGTGTGGATGTGTTATCATCACCTCAGTCAACTCCTCCCAAAGGCACACCGCTGCGACGAGCATCATCATTTGTGCTTCTCACAGCCCAGAAAGCGAGCTCAGCAGACCAGGCACACTCGGAGCTACGTTCACGGCCCTCGAATGACTTCAGTGGCCAAATTTCTGGCGGACCAGTCTTCGACGGAATGTTAGAGCTTGTTCTCCGAGTATTCTTGGACCAAGTCTGGAATAGAAAGGATTTCTCCGGATTTTCGCTCTTTGCCAAGGTTCCTCCTGGTTTTCAAGAGCACCAAGCGTATTTCGAGTCCTACCTTTGGAGAAAGATTTTGGGACAGCTTACGAACAGAATCCACGCCAACCAAAAGTCACTCTGTGAACCTCGTCTGTTGACCAATATCTTTCGGTTCTGTTCTCAGATGTCCGAAGCCATCTTTGAGGGCTGGTTTATCGACGGGGCCGAGGTTGCAATTGATTTTATTGGTTCGATACTGGAATATCTTCAGCGACCGGATATTTCAAACCTGAAAAGTGTTCGCTTGTGCAGCCAGGCGGTATCTACGGTTCGAAATTGCCTGCTCAGAATCGTACTCCTGAAGCTTTCGGACCTGGAAAACGCTCAAGTCACGGAAAAAGAAGCCAAAGGCTTTATGAATATGCTCGGATATTGGCAGATGTCTATCCTTGCATGTTTTGACCACGACGATGATTATTTCAGACTCTTTTGGTATCAGCTGTACATGAAGCTTATTGATGGCAAAATATCTATCAGGATTGCAGCAGCTAATCTTCTCAGAATCATCATGGTACAAAAACCGGACGAATCGACCGCCCTCATTCGGTCATGCATTACTCCCGACCAAAGACAGCTATCGCGAGATTTCCAGAAGCTGACAGAAGTGGACGATGAGACTTTTGTCCTATGGGTGGACAAACACCGGCCATCTCTTGATAGACTGTTCTTCGGAAGCATTGCCAAGACATGGGAAGATTTTGTCATTGTTGAGAATCAACGTACGGCGGAGAGTGCTAAAAGTAGGCTCTCCAAGCGCAAGGACAAACTCAAAGTTTGGTACTCTGATGGCGTCAATGCTAGCAAGACGCTACTTAATCATGATGTTGGCAACACCGCCTGGATGAAGAGCATATTCAACTCAGAGTACTTCAAGTATCAGAGGCTTCTGCAAGACCAACAAGATGACATGGCCTATTTGGGAGCCGCATATCGCAAGATGGAGAAGGATTTGAGACGGCCCGGTGCGGTTTTCAGCGAACCTACTCCATTGAAGTGGAAGCTCGATAGAACCGAAGGTCGAAATCGTATGCGGTTGCGACTTTTGCCAGATGCGTCTGGCATAGATGAGAAGTACCAGTCCAAGGGAAAGGCAATAGAGGCCGCATCAGTCCCTCTCCGGGTTAACACGGCTATTAACTCTACACCGCCGACCAATACGCCTAGCCGCTCGTTGTCTTCTACTAATCTCGCCGACGGGAACGACGCGGCGGCGACAGTCGAACCCGACTCTGTGTCGGACAAACAAGAAGGCGGATTCGTCGCCGAGGATGACTTTGAGCTGGTGGACGACCCCAATGAGCCGATTGAGGGGGAGGATACTTTTGAGGACAAGAACAGAAAGGTCATGAGGCGGTTGGAACACGGAGATCAGGTTCAGGCTGCTTACAACATGTCTCGAATCACCGGCTTAGAGGCCTGCGAAGGTATTCTTATCGTCGGTAAAGATGCCCTATACATGATGGACAATGTATTTCAGTGTGCAAGCGGAGACATTGTCAATGTCTGGCAAGCACCACCGGAGGAGCGGGATCCATTCACCATGGTTGTTACTGGGACCAAGACGCTCGAGAAGCGCCAAACTGCTGGCATGCGTGATCAAGATTCACGCCATTGGAAGTGGCATGATGTCATCAGCTTCTCCAAACGACGATTCCTGTTCCGAGACGTCGCGATTGAAATCTTTTTCACTGATGGCCGTAGTTATTTGCTTACGATGATTAACTCTGCTGTTCGAGATACTGTGTATGGCAAGTTACTGAATAAGGCGCCGCACACTAACACGGCCAATGCCTTGCCAAATCCGGAAGACGCCTGGAGGCTCGAAGCACTCAAGACAGTTGACGAGTCTCCCCAAGGATTTGGTGCAGGCTTAGGTTCCAGAATCGGGACGCTTTTCAACTCTTCGCCATCGAATCCAATTGTGAAGCGATGGCAAAGAGGCGAAGTATCCAACTTTCACTACCTTATGATGGTCAATACCATGGCAGGCAGGACTTTTAACGACTTGACACAATATCCAGTGTTTCCATGGATCCTTGCGGATTATACGAGTGAGGACTTGGACCTTGAAGACCCGGCAACGTTTCGAGATTTGTCAAAGCCCATGGGCGCTCAAAGCCAAGCGCGAGTTCCTGGGTTTGTTGAGACGTATAGTGCGCTCAGGGAGATTGGTCAAACACCATTCCATTATGGTACTCATTATTCGTCTGCGATGATTGTCAGCTCTTATCTTATTCGACTTCCCCCATTCGTGCAGTCGTACCTCCTTGTTCAAGGAGACAGCTTTGATCATGCAGACCGACTGTTCCAATCAGTTGCTGACGCGTGGGCATCTGCCTCGTCTAAGAACAAGACCGATGTCCGAGAGCTTATTCCTGAATTCTTCTGCCTCCCTGAATTCCTGACAAATATTAATGGATATGATTTCGGTCGCAAGCAAAGCACCGGTGCCCGGGTCGATCACGTTCGGCTTCCGCCGTGGGCCAAGGGAGACCCCAAGATATTCATTGCGAAGCACCGAGAGGCATTGGAGAGCCCGTATGTGAGCGAAAACTTGCATCTCTGGATAGACCTCGTCTTCGGATGTAAGCAGCGAGGGGAGGCAGCTGTGGAAAATCTCAATGTGTTCCACCATCTCTCGTACGCTGGCGCAAGCGACCTGGATCGCATCACTGATGCAAATGAGAGAGCTATAACAGCAGGTGTTATTCATAATTTCGGACAGACTCCTCATCAAGTGTTTAACAAGCCACATCCGGCTCGGGAGTACACGCAATGTTCGACCAGACGACTGGATACCTCTATTTTCTCGTTGACATCTCTGCCTCGACCCCTGTTAGGTGAGAAATTCCTCGACTCGAATTCAACGAAATATTGGAAACTAATTTTTGAATCAGAGAGCCATGAACGTGTATCTAGTTTGATATACGCCCCAAAACTTGACCGGCTGTTATGCGCATCGGCATTCCGCTTGAACTTTGCACCGTATGATAAGTTTTTGGAGTGGGGATATGCAGATAACAGCAtccgcttcttcttcagcgaCAATCGCAAGGTATGTCGCTTCCACATAGATGCAGCGTTTATATGCTAACCTATTACTAGCCTGCCGGATTGTTTGAGAATCTCCATACCGGACAGATTTCATGCGCTTGCTTTGCAGACTCCAAAACGCTAATTACTGCAGGTGAAGACTGTGTTGTATCAGTCTACATGGTACACACGTCTGTTAGCAAACCTGTAGAACTTGTTCCACGATCCAGCGTTTTTGGTCACAAGACTCTGGTTACAGCTATGGCTGTTAGCAAAGCTTTCAGTACCTTTGTTACGGCGTCCGCGGATGGACAAGCCTTCCTTTGGGATCTCAACCAGCTTACTTTCATCCGCAAGTTGCCGCTGGTGCGGCTCGTGGAGTGTGCTGCGATGAATAATGTTTCTGGAGAAGTATTATTATGCTCAGGCCCAAACGTTCTCCTGTACACACTTAATGGAACACTCATCCTAGACCAAAACGTTTGTGGAGAGCAAGATGATTATGTGCATTCTTGTGCATTTTACGAAGGCGCTGGAGATGAGTGGCTTGAGAATTGCATCATTTTTACCGGGCACAGCAAGGGACGGGTCAATGTTTGGCGCAAATGTGTTCTTGCGGGCAAGTGGACACTGGAGTTACTTCGAAGGCTAGACCATATCGACTTTAAGGGTGACACACAGGACAACACGGATGCCGGAATCACTTGTATTACCCCCATGCCCACCTGTGTATACACCGGAGATGAG
The DNA window shown above is from Metarhizium brunneum chromosome 1, complete sequence and carries:
- the lvs1 gene encoding Beige 1, whose product is MSSHPRRCRSSTSASVPVTSKSFDILRNLLDGFATAASLTGDNGYPDIDKLVKPLRDIHQHVSAFGSPALQDDFRHARGFDILLDVLRAFSGFYDPQKRSQADMMSLFRLLGASLNVLSSVLRNHSGNKRFFRYRVAGGGWEALEQVIASIGLGGAEPDPWVSCHVFGKLLAFALDDEALDLLCQSIAKLLRPEAETAPPSTSNGDDDKEMPPSDDGDDQWDLVLARSAENIGPNVRDIVKSTSVIQFPEILRPVVSFWMAMPREANSPATPSSIFVLETILCAISDSIFNRAAVHSTGVLSQFLHAAFGQEVSLAMSERERLLAICKLLMFLGVNEPADTQFLLAASRPDAADFCLEMMSRYAGPSFFQFDLSLHGHSSLELSTLGRPFPPQSTAGYTFTAWIRIENFDSTSHTTLFGVFDASQTCFVLMYLERDTRNFILQTSVYSNKPSVRFKSVAFSEGKWYHIAIVHRRPKTMTASKASLYVNGEFAEQVRCNYPLTPPLSNDNNESFASFNSNHNKTNPVQAFLGTPLELSGKVGPGRVVSRWSLASAHLFEDVLSDDYLAVHHGLGPRYQGNYQDSLGGFQTYETSATLGLRNEITHPGKDENSDILRAVRDKASTLLPECRIMLSILPSATFPENVQYLDTGLLRSLPRISTRNLFRISSQEGAPLAINCAVPSLPDALLRAQGMASFRGTPIVAVPSYLDENLWRLAGFTPLALKLLERATTADETVRSIEILFHCIRKSWRNSEAMERDNGYGILGMLLRIKVGYGTQIAGEPAAERLLISNEDRDSLLFRILSLILGFVGYNHAEPIDSFIVNPLAYRILLIDLDIWRKSTSRIQELYYKQFLTFAVNSKHHEFNSRRLTRMRIVKRLLDAMKGEAVSEDVVSHFMLAFEILVKSNLSQEVMRALSLFITYAFHSPTNSNPRTPKPLSSIPRPGTPGTPKRIAVDFIRMATPPSGTKFLSRRQLGVRVLGMYSRILCEKGNTNHIKKFARTVTNKWLLYLLADDDAEVVMHGCRILARLLVSHGSNYTSKFAGKSGGFIIMASKLKRFWANAKLWPICFSILFGYDAANIGLEQAIDPSSLLTLFSKRKVAYPESLVIITSMLQHGLRDVMNRLDESDSQTKGSDVSDSRAEAANLFPVEHKMTNPEKADSSLFDENVLLGVIRFLLDLQERSADFRDFAISSEWMRMLLTAVYPCIVSTDAVTPEVELNSRDSALTFEGSDVIIRPIGRGSAPAPIVRTTSVDVLSSPQSTPPKGTPLRRASSFVLLTAQKASSADQAHSELRSRPSNDFSGQISGGPVFDGMLELVLRVFLDQVWNRKDFSGFSLFAKVPPGFQEHQAYFESYLWRKILGQLTNRIHANQKSLCEPRLLTNIFRFCSQMSEAIFEGWFIDGAEVAIDFIGSILEYLQRPDISNLKSVRLCSQAVSTVRNCLLRIVLLKLSDLENAQVTEKEAKGFMNMLGYWQMSILACFDHDDDYFRLFWYQLYMKLIDGKISIRIAAANLLRIIMVQKPDESTALIRSCITPDQRQLSRDFQKLTEVDDETFVLWVDKHRPSLDRLFFGSIAKTWEDFVIVENQRTAESAKSRLSKRKDKLKVWYSDGVNASKTLLNHDVGNTAWMKSIFNSEYFKYQRLLQDQQDDMAYLGAAYRKMEKDLRRPGAVFSEPTPLKWKLDRTEGRNRMRLRLLPDASGIDEKYQSKGKAIEAASVPLRVNTAINSTPPTNTPSRSLSSTNLADGNDAAATVEPDSVSDKQEGGFVAEDDFELVDDPNEPIEGEDTFEDKNRKVMRRLEHGDQVQAAYNMSRITGLEACEGILIVGKDALYMMDNVFQCASGDIVNVWQAPPEERDPFTMVVTGTKTLEKRQTAGMRDQDSRHWKWHDVISFSKRRFLFRDVAIEIFFTDGRSYLLTMINSAVRDTVYGKLLNKAPHTNTANALPNPEDAWRLEALKTVDESPQGFGAGLGSRIGTLFNSSPSNPIVKRWQRGEVSNFHYLMMVNTMAGRTFNDLTQYPVFPWILADYTSEDLDLEDPATFRDLSKPMGAQSQARVPGFVETYSALREIGQTPFHYGTHYSSAMIVSSYLIRLPPFVQSYLLVQGDSFDHADRLFQSVADAWASASSKNKTDVRELIPEFFCLPEFLTNINGYDFGRKQSTGARVDHVRLPPWAKGDPKIFIAKHREALESPYVSENLHLWIDLVFGCKQRGEAAVENLNVFHHLSYAGASDLDRITDANERAITAGVIHNFGQTPHQVFNKPHPAREYTQCSTRRLDTSIFSLTSLPRPLLESHERVSSLIYAPKLDRLLCASAFRLNFAPYDKFLEWGYADNSIRFFFSDNRKPAGLFENLHTGQISCACFADSKTLITAGEDCVVSVYMVHTSVSKPVELVPRSSVFGHKTLVTAMAVSKAFSTFVTASADGQAFLWDLNQLTFIRKLPLVRLVECAAMNNVSGEVLLCSGPNVLLYTLNGTLILDQNVCGEQDDYVHSCAFYEGAGDEWLENCIIFTGHSKGRVNVWRKCVLAGKWTLELLRRLDHIDFKGDTQDNTDAGITCITPMPTCVYTGDEDGRVYEWNFGRGDR